Proteins found in one Capillibacterium thermochitinicola genomic segment:
- the fliD gene encoding flagellar filament capping protein FliD: MAGSLSITGIISGFDTDAMVKAIMNQERLPLTKLESQKNTLKERSDAWRELNSRLYKLKDAVYNLQSFMAFRAQKVTVSDEKKLTATATAEALLSTYQLNIKSLAKAHSVASNLIDETTTLSGGTIRITINGESKEITINPEGDTNGERLNAIARQINQAQAGVTASVVKLAEGEYKLYLTSKETGVANQISLADVGADRVLKDLGVLTEGGDIAHEAQAATDAIIEVNGDTANPAVRSGNQITDLIPGMTITLKEEGTVTLGVALDQDKIVQNVKAFVDAYNAVIDYINQHKTFSYNETTKTGSKGALFGDSALLSIETQLKGFLFQTVEGVDKSVGLLSLIGIKGASGVEGAKSGRLEFDQELFKAKLESNFDDIARLFGAASDGTKGIFTRMHDALFDWTGTGGILKTKTDSLQKQMSVLDEQMTAMEDRLAKREEYYYAKFTAMEKALATVQSQAAWLSAQLTAISSNWKR; this comes from the coding sequence ATGGCTGGGAGTTTGTCAATTACAGGAATTATCTCTGGCTTCGATACCGATGCCATGGTTAAGGCCATTATGAACCAGGAAAGGCTGCCCCTGACTAAACTGGAGTCGCAGAAGAATACGCTTAAGGAGCGTTCCGACGCTTGGCGTGAGTTGAACTCGCGGCTTTACAAGCTGAAGGACGCGGTGTACAACTTACAGTCTTTCATGGCTTTCCGTGCGCAGAAAGTTACTGTTTCCGATGAGAAAAAATTAACGGCAACCGCTACGGCAGAGGCGTTGCTCTCAACGTACCAACTTAACATTAAGAGTTTGGCCAAAGCCCATTCGGTGGCTTCCAACTTGATTGATGAAACAACCACCCTTTCGGGCGGAACGATCCGGATCACGATTAACGGGGAGAGTAAAGAGATTACGATCAATCCGGAGGGTGACACCAACGGGGAACGGCTAAACGCCATTGCCCGCCAGATCAACCAAGCCCAGGCCGGGGTCACGGCTTCCGTTGTTAAACTGGCCGAAGGAGAGTATAAGCTCTATTTGACCAGTAAGGAAACGGGCGTCGCCAACCAAATAAGCCTGGCTGATGTGGGGGCTGACCGTGTCCTCAAAGATTTGGGCGTTTTGACTGAAGGCGGTGACATCGCCCATGAGGCGCAAGCGGCTACTGATGCCATAATTGAAGTCAATGGTGATACGGCCAATCCTGCTGTCCGGTCCGGCAACCAAATTACCGACCTCATTCCCGGAATGACCATTACGTTAAAAGAGGAAGGCACTGTTACCTTGGGCGTCGCGCTGGATCAAGATAAAATCGTCCAAAACGTGAAGGCTTTTGTTGATGCTTATAATGCGGTAATCGATTATATCAACCAGCATAAGACCTTCAGTTATAATGAAACGACCAAGACCGGGAGCAAAGGAGCCCTGTTTGGTGATTCGGCTTTGCTTAGCATTGAAACGCAGCTAAAAGGGTTTCTGTTCCAAACAGTGGAAGGGGTCGACAAAAGCGTTGGTTTATTGAGCCTGATCGGGATTAAAGGCGCTTCCGGCGTTGAGGGGGCAAAATCAGGCCGCCTGGAGTTTGATCAGGAACTGTTCAAAGCAAAACTGGAGTCCAATTTTGACGATATTGCGAGACTCTTCGGGGCGGCTTCCGATGGAACGAAGGGGATTTTTACGCGCATGCACGACGCACTCTTTGACTGGACCGGTACCGGTGGAATTTTGAAGACCAAAACCGACTCACTCCAGAAACAGATGAGTGTTCTTGATGAACAGATGACCGCGATGGAAGACCGGCTGGCAAAGCGGGAAGAGTACTATTACGCCAAATTTACGGCGATGGAAAAAGCCTTGGCGACGGTACAATCGCAAGCGGCATGGTTGAGTGCGCAGCTGACTGCCATTTCATCGAATTGGAAGCGATAG
- the hpf gene encoding ribosome hibernation-promoting factor, HPF/YfiA family, with protein sequence MDIKVFGKNLEVTDALRDYAEKKVGKIAKFFAQPPTALVTLSIERGVHVVDITISINGLLLRGEEKSADMYSSVDGAVEKIERQIHKYKTKINRKIREEYRIISPTPADTVEVTAEPKIVRTKRFAIKPMSAEEAVMQMELLGHDFFVFFNPELEEVNVVYKRKDGNYGLIEPEF encoded by the coding sequence ATGGACATTAAGGTTTTTGGGAAAAACCTTGAGGTAACTGATGCGCTCCGTGATTATGCGGAAAAGAAGGTGGGGAAAATCGCCAAGTTTTTTGCGCAACCACCGACGGCGCTGGTTACTCTGTCGATCGAACGGGGAGTCCATGTTGTCGACATCACGATCTCCATCAACGGTCTTTTACTGCGCGGGGAAGAAAAAAGTGCCGATATGTACAGTTCCGTTGATGGGGCCGTTGAAAAGATTGAACGCCAGATTCATAAGTACAAAACGAAGATCAACCGGAAGATCCGGGAAGAGTACCGGATCATCTCTCCCACACCAGCTGATACTGTTGAGGTAACCGCTGAACCGAAGATCGTCCGCACCAAGCGGTTTGCGATTAAACCTATGTCGGCCGAAGAAGCCGTCATGCAAATGGAGTTACTGGGCCATGACTTTTTCGTCTTCTTCAATCCGGAGTTGGAAGAGGTCAATGTCGTATATAAACGCAAAGACGGTAATTACGGGTTGATCGAGCCGGAGTTCTAG
- a CDS encoding flagellin N-terminal helical domain-containing protein, which translates to MRIVNNISAMNTNRVLSATDNAMGKTLEKLSSGLRINRAADDAAGLAISEKMRAQIRGMRQAIRNAQDGISFIQTAEGALNETHAILNRMRELTVQAANGIYTDEDKDKLQEEFDQLRAELDRIADTTEFNTQKLLNGTFSGTSIAFQVGANEGQRISTEIGSMRAADLGITSGLSIGAGTKSDDLDNVLEKIDDAIDKVSAERSKLGAIQNRLEHTIANLSVTMENLAASESRIRDADMAQEMTEFTKHQILIQSATAMLAQANMKPQAVLQLLG; encoded by the coding sequence ATGAGAATTGTCAACAACATCTCTGCGATGAACACCAACCGGGTGCTGAGCGCGACCGACAACGCCATGGGGAAAACCCTGGAGAAACTGTCTTCCGGTTTGCGGATTAACCGGGCGGCGGACGACGCGGCGGGGCTGGCGATCTCCGAGAAGATGAGAGCCCAGATCCGCGGCATGAGACAAGCGATCCGTAACGCTCAGGACGGCATCAGCTTCATTCAGACCGCTGAAGGTGCCCTCAACGAAACCCATGCGATTCTAAACCGGATGCGGGAACTGACGGTGCAAGCGGCGAACGGGATTTATACTGATGAGGATAAGGACAAACTGCAGGAAGAATTTGACCAACTGCGTGCTGAGCTTGACCGGATTGCCGACACCACTGAATTTAATACGCAAAAGTTGTTGAATGGGACCTTTAGTGGAACGTCAATTGCATTCCAGGTTGGTGCTAATGAAGGTCAACGGATTAGTACCGAAATTGGCAGTATGAGAGCGGCAGATTTGGGCATCACTAGTGGTCTTAGTATCGGTGCCGGTACGAAATCTGATGATTTGGATAACGTCCTTGAGAAAATTGACGATGCAATTGACAAGGTCTCCGCCGAACGGTCCAAACTCGGTGCCATCCAGAACCGCTTGGAGCACACCATCGCCAACCTCAGCGTCACCATGGAGAACCTGGCCGCTTCTGAGAGCCGGATCCGCGACGCCGATATGGCGCAGGAGATGACGGAGTTCACCAAGCACCAGATTCTCATCCAATCGGCAACCGCCATGCTTGCCCAGGCCAACATGAAACCGCAGGCTGTGTTGCAACTTCTCGGTTAA
- a CDS encoding zinc-ribbon domain containing protein yields the protein MAYEDKTLVCKECGAEFVFTAGEQEFYAEKGFTNEPARCRECRQQRKQRGRTMTEVVCANCGVTTQVPFTPSQDRPVYCKECYDAIKAS from the coding sequence ATGGCTTACGAGGACAAGACATTGGTATGCAAAGAGTGCGGTGCGGAGTTTGTCTTTACCGCGGGCGAACAGGAGTTTTATGCGGAAAAAGGGTTCACTAATGAACCAGCACGTTGTCGGGAATGCCGTCAACAAAGAAAGCAAAGAGGCCGGACGATGACCGAGGTCGTATGTGCCAACTGTGGAGTAACAACTCAGGTACCGTTTACGCCCTCCCAGGATCGCCCAGTCTATTGTAAAGAATGCTATGATGCGATAAAAGCTAGCTAA
- the fliS gene encoding flagellar export chaperone FliS produces the protein MFTETNPYMRYRQTQVETAGPLELIIMMYDGAIRFCNQAKMAIEEKNYFEANRLLQRVQAIVDELNFSLNMDAGEIAVNLRSLYDFITAKLVEANIRKDIAEIDRVVNLLTELRSSWAQLQSPQKKVVSAGE, from the coding sequence ATGTTCACCGAAACCAATCCATATATGCGTTACCGACAAACCCAGGTGGAGACCGCCGGGCCGCTTGAGTTAATCATTATGATGTACGACGGGGCGATTCGCTTCTGTAACCAGGCGAAGATGGCGATTGAAGAAAAAAACTATTTTGAAGCCAACCGTCTTTTACAACGGGTCCAGGCGATCGTTGATGAGTTAAATTTCAGTTTGAACATGGATGCCGGAGAGATTGCTGTTAATCTGCGAAGTTTGTATGATTTTATCACGGCCAAACTGGTGGAAGCTAACATTAGGAAAGATATTGCGGAGATTGACCGGGTGGTCAATCTCCTGACCGAATTACGTAGTTCTTGGGCTCAGCTCCAAAGCCCGCAAAAAAAAGTAGTATCGGCAGGCGAGTAA
- a CDS encoding DUF2156 domain-containing protein produces the protein MGVLVQAGGVLIINFHQITEDDIEQYSAFIKDFYIEVSDLAPPSLFLWRDSFQVQIDQTADYAVLLCTYHEATYCLAPLIKPGVDPAPILQRIHAYFHRQNQAAVFRAVPRELLSLFPTDRYRIIPDRTYWDYLYRTKDLIELRGRKYQQKRNHINRFQQFYPFTYHSLTPEHFPACLRLFEHWAAEKTGQPEVHEERLALKEAFKHFSLLNLKGGALEVYGEIQAFAIGSRLNKDTAIVHFEKANAEFSGIYAVINQQFIAREWADTKYINREDDMGLPGLRQAKERYHPFRMVEKFTVVEVGA, from the coding sequence AGACGACATAGAGCAGTATTCCGCTTTCATAAAGGATTTTTACATTGAAGTCTCCGATTTGGCCCCACCCTCTTTGTTTCTTTGGCGGGACTCTTTTCAAGTCCAAATCGACCAAACTGCGGACTACGCCGTACTCCTCTGTACCTACCACGAGGCGACCTACTGCCTGGCACCGCTCATTAAACCCGGCGTCGACCCCGCCCCGATCCTGCAGCGGATCCACGCCTATTTCCACCGGCAGAACCAAGCGGCAGTTTTCCGGGCGGTCCCCCGGGAGTTGCTGTCCCTGTTTCCCACCGACCGGTACCGGATCATCCCCGACCGTACATACTGGGATTACCTCTACCGGACAAAAGACCTGATTGAACTGCGCGGACGGAAATACCAGCAGAAGCGGAACCACATCAACCGTTTTCAACAGTTTTATCCCTTCACTTACCACTCCCTGACCCCGGAACATTTTCCGGCCTGCCTGCGCCTGTTTGAACACTGGGCGGCCGAGAAAACCGGGCAGCCGGAGGTGCATGAGGAGCGTCTCGCCCTTAAAGAGGCATTTAAACATTTTTCCCTCCTCAACCTGAAAGGCGGGGCCTTGGAAGTCTACGGCGAAATCCAAGCTTTTGCCATCGGCAGCCGCCTGAACAAAGACACCGCCATTGTCCATTTCGAAAAGGCCAATGCCGAGTTTTCCGGGATCTATGCGGTCATCAACCAACAGTTTATCGCGCGCGAATGGGCTGACACCAAGTATATCAACCGCGAAGATGATATGGGGCTCCCCGGTTTGCGCCAGGCAAAAGAACGTTACCATCCGTTCCGTATGGTCGAAAAATTCACCGTGGTTGAGGTGGGCGCATAA
- a CDS encoding GNAT family N-acetyltransferase, which translates to MAAKGIYFTFLLPFNTKFYTRLGWGEWADHRLYYLPPAPNRTVETSLNPMGDSPWRFRQVEAKEKLKLLAEIYERSFACIDGGLRRSAQDWTCLLLDHTLYGGKTWLATDRTGTPQGYALVLPPTNGRPILRELITLDPSLKAPFLNYLATGLTGASWPAAYTVPATPVIPATQTASADAGVKQANIICPVPANGMEQLTPYIPPGTEPVFLGRITSVPRMLEACVYPPLTAEWIMEVTDPLLPENNGQYRINVAGGKMRVTKTAGEKPAVRCPVATLTRLVTGNAHPAELAARGDLTLDHPECLAVLTALFPPASNFINEYF; encoded by the coding sequence CTGGCCGCAAAAGGGATCTACTTCACTTTTTTGCTCCCCTTTAACACCAAGTTTTACACCAGGCTCGGCTGGGGAGAATGGGCCGACCACCGCCTCTATTACCTGCCGCCGGCCCCGAACCGGACGGTTGAAACATCCCTCAACCCTATGGGCGACTCCCCGTGGCGGTTCCGCCAAGTCGAAGCGAAGGAAAAACTTAAGCTGCTCGCCGAAATCTATGAACGTTCCTTTGCGTGCATCGACGGCGGTTTACGACGTTCGGCCCAGGACTGGACATGCCTCCTTTTGGACCATACTTTATACGGAGGCAAAACATGGTTGGCCACTGACCGAACCGGCACCCCCCAGGGTTACGCTTTGGTCCTGCCGCCGACCAACGGCCGGCCAATCCTGCGGGAGCTAATCACCCTTGATCCATCTCTCAAAGCCCCTTTTCTGAATTATCTCGCCACCGGACTGACCGGCGCCTCCTGGCCCGCCGCGTACACCGTCCCTGCCACACCTGTCATCCCCGCCACCCAAACGGCAAGCGCGGACGCAGGTGTCAAGCAAGCGAATATAATTTGCCCCGTCCCGGCAAACGGCATGGAACAACTAACCCCGTACATTCCCCCGGGGACAGAACCGGTCTTCCTCGGACGGATCACCAGTGTGCCGCGAATGCTGGAAGCCTGTGTCTATCCACCGCTGACTGCTGAATGGATAATGGAAGTCACCGACCCTCTCCTTCCGGAAAACAACGGCCAGTACCGGATCAACGTGGCCGGGGGAAAAATGCGGGTAACAAAAACCGCGGGTGAGAAACCGGCCGTTCGTTGCCCGGTTGCCACCCTCACCCGCCTCGTTACGGGAAACGCCCATCCGGCAGAGCTGGCCGCCCGCGGTGACCTCACCCTTGACCACCCGGAATGCTTAGCAGTACTTACGGCCCTGTTTCCACCGGCGAGCAATTTTATCAACGAATATTTCTAG
- a CDS encoding flagellar protein FlaG, with translation MRVERIQPEIRQAEGSVVKNNIQNEQGKLLEPFLTPLSRFVQQTKEEEETTSLERLEEKVKQLNEMVEIFHKRIHFQIHEETNRIMVQVIEKATDEVISEIPPEKILDLVARIEEMIGLIVDQRV, from the coding sequence ATGCGGGTCGAACGGATTCAACCCGAAATAAGGCAGGCAGAAGGATCTGTTGTTAAAAATAATATCCAAAATGAACAGGGCAAATTATTGGAACCTTTTTTAACGCCCCTCTCCCGTTTCGTACAACAAACAAAAGAGGAAGAGGAAACTACTTCTTTAGAGCGGCTGGAAGAAAAGGTCAAACAGCTGAATGAAATGGTGGAGATCTTTCATAAGCGGATCCACTTTCAGATACATGAAGAAACGAACCGGATCATGGTTCAGGTGATCGAAAAAGCCACCGACGAGGTGATCTCCGAAATTCCGCCGGAAAAGATCCTGGATCTGGTGGCGCGGATTGAAGAGATGATCGGTTTGATCGTTGACCAAAGGGTATAG
- a CDS encoding GNAT family N-acetyltransferase: MEIRPLKPHDMGQARTLWEVCFEDLPAFLDWYFQARFQPDDGLGIFLDGQLVCDLHLSPRMIKIRRQNYPSAYLIALATAPPLSPTGAGENITDVRPSPPGRKRDLLHFFAPL, encoded by the coding sequence ATGGAGATCAGGCCATTAAAACCACACGACATGGGCCAGGCCCGTACCCTCTGGGAGGTCTGTTTTGAGGACCTCCCAGCCTTTTTAGACTGGTATTTCCAGGCCCGTTTTCAACCCGACGACGGGCTGGGGATCTTCCTGGATGGACAATTGGTCTGCGACCTCCATCTGTCCCCCCGCATGATCAAGATTCGCCGGCAGAACTACCCTTCGGCTTATTTGATCGCCTTGGCCACCGCCCCCCCCCTATCGCCAACAGGGGCTGGCGAAAACATTACTGACGTACGCCCTTCGCCACCTGGCCGCAAAAGGGATCTACTTCACTTTTTTGCTCCCCTTTAA